The segment TAATTGAGTATCTTGCCGGATTCTACGCTCCCCTTGAGGACAGGCACATCTACGCAAAAATCTGGTATGAGCCCGATACTGGAATGATTGGGAGAAAGGGGAAGATGACAAGAGTAATCTACATGACAAATATTGGGACAATTCCTGATGAGAGCTCTGTTCTCATAAAGGAGGGCGAATCAGTCATCGGAAAGATTGACGAGGCATTTCTTGAAAAGCTGAAATCAGGGGACATATTTGTGCTTGGGGGCGAATGCTACAGGTTCAAGTTTGCATCAGGGCAGGTTGCGCAGGTTACTCCTGCATCAGGAAAGACGCCTACAGTTCCTTCCTGGTTTTCCGAGATGCTTCCGCTAAGCTTTGACCTTGCGCTTTCAATCGGAAGGTTCAGGCGCCTTATGGAAGAAAAGCTGGAGCGCAATAAGTCGCAATCTGAGATAATTGATTTCATAAACTCTTACTTATACATTGACGGCAACTCTGCCTCCTCAATATACAGGTATTTCCTTGAGCAGCATCTCTATGCTGAAATCCCTACAGATGAGAAAATTGTTATTGAAAAATATCTTGAGAATGAAAAGCACTTTGTGATATTCCATGCGCTTTATGGAAGAAGGGTGAATGACTGCCTGTCAAGGGCAGTTGCATTTGCAGTTTCAAGGATACAGCACATAGATGTTGAGATAGGGATTAATGACAACGGCTTTTATCTTGCATCAAACAAGCCGATTCAGGCGCTTAAGGCATTTCAGATGCTTAAGGAGGAAAAGCTTGAATTAATCCTCAAGATGGCTCTTGAGAAGACTGAAATCCTCAAGAGAAGGTTCAGGCACTGCGCAGCAAGGGCTCTCATGATTCTGAGGAATTACAAGGGCAGGAGCCAGTTTGTCGGAAGGCAGCAGGTGTCCTCAATGATTCTCATGAATGCAGTGAAAAGGATTTCTCCGGATTTCTCAATTTTAAAGGAGGCAAGAAGGGAGGTGCTTGAGGATTTGATGGATATAAAAAATGCGAGACTAATCCTTAAGCAGGTGTCAGATGGAAAGATAAAGATAAAGGAGATTGACACAAAAATCCCGAGCCCCTTTGCCCTAAACCTTGTTGCCCAGGGCTATCTGGACATTCTCAAGATGGAGGACAGAGTTGAGTTTCTCAGAAGGATGCACAGGATGGTTCTTGCAAAGATTGGAAAGAAAAGCGAAAAGGCAGCTGAGATTTATGATGGCGAAAAGTCCCTTCTTGAAGGCAAGAACTGGAAGGAAGAAAATTACAAGAAGCTCTGGGAAGAAGAAGAAAAGAAAAAAAGAGAAGATGAGGAGGAAAGAAAGCTTAATGATATCATGAAAGGGGAAGGCAATGATGATTCACTGAAAGGAGATTCAGAAGAGGATAAAACCGGGAATGCAGATAAATAAAATCTCCTGACTATTCCTTAATATC is part of the Candidatus Woesearchaeota archaeon genome and harbors:
- a CDS encoding helicase-related protein, whose amino-acid sequence is MHHHLYTLLDDLIQAHKTTLIFTNTRSATERVVFHLKEKFPKHYVLIDDNTAPEELPRIGAHHGSLSKAHRHNMEERLRKGWLKCIVCSTSLELGIDIGYIDLVILLGSPKSVARALQRIGRSGHRMAETTFGRIVVLDRDDLVESSVILKESIEKRIDRIHIPENCLDVLAQQIVGIAVVEKLHEDEIYSLVRKSYCYRTLSRTDFKEVIEYLAGFYAPLEDRHIYAKIWYEPDTGMIGRKGKMTRVIYMTNIGTIPDESSVLIKEGESVIGKIDEAFLEKLKSGDIFVLGGECYRFKFASGQVAQVTPASGKTPTVPSWFSEMLPLSFDLALSIGRFRRLMEEKLERNKSQSEIIDFINSYLYIDGNSASSIYRYFLEQHLYAEIPTDEKIVIEKYLENEKHFVIFHALYGRRVNDCLSRAVAFAVSRIQHIDVEIGINDNGFYLASNKPIQALKAFQMLKEEKLELILKMALEKTEILKRRFRHCAARALMILRNYKGRSQFVGRQQVSSMILMNAVKRISPDFSILKEARREVLEDLMDIKNARLILKQVSDGKIKIKEIDTKIPSPFALNLVAQGYLDILKMEDRVEFLRRMHRMVLAKIGKKSEKAAEIYDGEKSLLEGKNWKEENYKKLWEEEEKKKREDEEERKLNDIMKGEGNDDSLKGDSEEDKTGNADK